A genomic region of Carassius auratus strain Wakin unplaced genomic scaffold, ASM336829v1 scaf_tig00029845, whole genome shotgun sequence contains the following coding sequences:
- the LOC113079916 gene encoding butyrophilin subfamily 1 member A1-like yields MSIITILLLMNLFIETSVSLTVLVPGDPVVGHVGSAVILPCWISPPENAEALEIRWYRHDQFNNTVLLYNHGKIQDVQEESYRNRSSLTLRSDQSGGLNEGDVSLRLEKLTLQDEGSFHCYVSGESAYGKEEVLLKIKGFGSTPVLVPKLLDDGRVNISCKSSGWYPEPNIKWTSVDGRVLRPGGSSHSRGTDKMFSVHSWMAISHSDAHLVSCSISLRTGELQESRIDVQAIISSGPWKALFLTFLICALLGLVGLFLYKYRDRLTGKNPADPNLRFVFILVVEDMTIEELRQHAVEITIDRERLHPDLKVSQDCKTVRDSADYNHTGQGFPYQLCAFGAQRFSSGRHYWEVDLAQENTPPKNYWLIGVMKDGNLTARDRSGLTPSNGSCFLCSDGPNGFHTNTDQSVKLSLTPRPERLGVLLNYDDGQLSFYNVKERKHLLTISSRFSGSIVPLFNPGAGDLSPLKIMDGPNPVEQAESSQPLLSNNSADT; encoded by the exons TGTCATTGACTGTATTGGTTCCTGGTGATCCTGTAGTGGGTCATGTGGGATCTGCAGTGATTCTTCCCTGCTGGATCTCTCCTCCGGAGAACGCTGAAGCTCTGGAGATCCGCTGGTACCGTCACGATCAGTTCAACAACACTGTTCTGCTCTATAATCATGGAAAGATCCAGGACGTCCAGGAGGAATCATACAGGAACCGAAGCTCTTTGACTCTGCGGTCAGATCAGTCTGGTGGACTGAATGAGGGAGACGTCTCTCTACGGCTGGAGAAACTCACACTTCAGGATGAAGGTTCATTTCACTGTTATGTGAGTGGAGAAAGTGCATATGGCAAAGAAGAGGTGCTACTCAAAATCAAAG GTTTCGGATCCACTCCTGTCCTTGTTCCAAAGCTTCTTGATGATGGGCGTGTGAACATCAGCTGCAAGTCCAGTGGCTGGTATCCAGAGCCCAACATCAAATGGACATCAGTTGATGGAAGGGTTCTTCGTCCTGGAGGATCATCTCACAGTCGTGGAACAGACAAAATGTTCTCTGTCCACAGTTGGATGGCCATCTCTCACTCAGATGCTCATCTGGTCTCATGTTCAATCTCCCTTAGAACTGGAGAGTTACAAGAAAGTAGGATTGATGTACAAGCCATCATATCCTCAG GTCCATGGAAGGCTCTTTTCCTCACCTTTCTCATCTGTGCTCTTCTGGGTTTGGTTGGGTTGTTTCTCTACAAATACAGAGACAGACTAACAG GGAAGAATCCAGCAGATCCAA ATCTGAG gtttgttttcattttagttgtgGAAGATATGACTATAGAAGAATTGAGGCAACATGCag TTGAGATCACTATTGACCGTGAGCGTCTACATCCAGATCTGAAGGTTTCTCAGGACTGTAAAACTGTGAGGGACAGTGCTGATTATAATCACACCGGACAGGGATTTCCATATCAATTATGTGCTTTTGGAGCCCAAAGATTCTCCTCCGGTCGTCACTATTGGGAAGTAGATCTCGCACAAGAAAATACTCCTCCCAAAAACTACTGGTTAATTGGTGTGATGAAAGATGGAAATTTAACTGCAAGAGACAGATCTGGTTTAACTCCATCAAACGGTTCCTGCTTCTTGTGTTCAGACGGTCCTAATGGCTTTCACACAAACACTGATCAATCAGTTAAACTCTCTCTGACACCGAGACCTGAACGACTGGGAGTTTTGTTGAATTATGATGATGGACAGCTGTCATTTTACAACGTCAAAGAGAGAAAACATCTCCTGACCATCAGCAGCAGATTCTCTGGATCAATCGTTCCTCTCTTCAATCCTGGAGCTGGTGATCTGAGTCCACTTAAAATCATGGATGGTCCAAATCCTGTAGAACAAGCTGAATCCAGTCAGCCTTTACTGAGTAATAACAGCGCAGACACCTGA